Within Sporosarcina sp. PTS2304, the genomic segment AAAAATTAGAATCTAGTTTATCGGCGTGCGACTTTTTCATTACCTAGAGCTTTCATTAAGGAAATAACCATCAACAACATGACAAACGAAAAAGGTAAAGCCGCTATAATGATAGTATTTTGTAATGCCGCCAAACCACCTACCCATAGTAAAATCAATGCTATAGATGATTGAATGACTCCCCATATAATCTTCACGCTAGTGGGCGGTGTCAACGATCCGTAAGTCGACTGCATTCCAAGAACAAACGTTGCAGAATCCGCACTAGTTACGAAGAATGAAGCGATTAATAAAATGGCGATGATTGAAATTACAAAAGACCATGGCATTTCATTAAACATCTCAAAAATCACAAGTTCTGTAGACGAACTAGCTATATCAGCAACACCACTACGCTGCATATCAATCGCTGTCGTCCCGAACGTCGAAAACCAAAACGAACAGAGTAATGTGGGAACGAGAAGTACACCGACCATAAACTCACGAATTGTACGACCTTTAGATACACGAGCGATAAACATACTGACAAACGGTGCCCACGAAATCCACCATGCCCAATAGAAAATCGTCCAATCGAATAGCCATTGCTGATTGTTTGCATTCAATGGCGCTGTTCGAAGGCTCATCTCCACTAAGTTACCAATATATCCGCCAAACGATTCAGTGAACATATTCATAATTAAAAGAGTAGGTCCTAAGATCACAACGAATGCCAAAAGAACAACAGCTAAGACGAGGTTTGTATTCGATAAATACTTAATGCCTTTGCTGAGTCCCGACCAAGC encodes:
- a CDS encoding BCCT family transporter translates to MRKISNVFYITIALIIITVGYGVIASESFEEITRTAKNFVASSFGWYYLLLLSSLLLLSIFLIFSPYGKIRLGKDSDRPAFSTITWIAMLFSAGMGIGLVFYGAAEPLSHFISPATKEPNTNEAFKEGLRESFFHWGLHVWAMYGVVALSLAYFQFRKDSPGLISVTLKPIFGKRMDGPWGIFVDVLAVFATAFGVATTLGFGAVQINAGLNYLFGITIGTTSQFVIIAVVTVLFVASAWSGLSKGIKYLSNTNLVLAVVLLAFVVILGPTLLIMNMFTESFGGYIGNLVEMSLRTAPLNANNQQWLFDWTIFYWAWWISWAPFVSMFIARVSKGRTIREFMVGVLLVPTLLCSFWFSTFGTTAIDMQRSGVADIASSSTELVIFEMFNEMPWSFVISIIAILLIASFFVTSADSATFVLGMQSTYGSLTPPTSVKIIWGVIQSSIALILLWVGGLAALQNTIIIAALPFSFVMLLMVISLMKALGNEKVARR